The DNA window ATGTGGTCGGGCCACGTACGTTAAGGCCGTGTATCCTCCACTATTTGACTTTTTCGCCTAAGGATATTAAGGTGTCTGGTATTAATCAttaatcaatccatttgggatgtgccaccacCTTCAACTCAGAGACTCAGAAGAAAGGCGCGGTCCCAGTGGGGCGAATTCAAACCTTCGATCAATACAACAGACACGtcgggacctcttaccgactacgctacacctgaaaagaaaatgaaaagaagaaaaaaagatctaagagaagagaaaaatgtatgGATTGGACCTCATTTCCCGGATGAAGGATAGAAGATTTGTTCAGTATTAAGATTTACTGTTTGTAGGTGGATTCCATGCAAGATTACTGCGCACGTGTACTCAAACTTACAGAATACCACGTGAATCCACAACGTAAACGTAGCGCACCTACCACCATTTCGATTTTACAGCTTTTCATTCGCCATTCGTCAAGTAAAGCCTTTTTTCACGGAAATTGAAAAGTATTAGtaacaaaacaatttattttggtgtcatatttcaagattttgttaacagatgacaaaaaaaatatgattttacaGTCCATTATATGTTCCACATGTCTCCCCGAGCTCAGATCATCTACATGCTTACATTGACTAATGCAGGAAGTGAATGGGGCTGgataaaataatggaaacaGGGGGAGATCCATAAATCATTTTTGAAACTCtcacaagaaaatcaattgataaaagtttggtttttattcttattcatatTCGTGGCGGtcgtaaaatgaaaaaaagtgtttgcgTACGTgcattttctagaattttaagTGTTCCGGATGAGGAAAATTTGcgtaaaaagagaaaaaagacttttcacACTGAGTGATCGTGTTCAGTGCCGCTTCGTATGATAACGATTGAAACGGCAGTCGTATGGAGTTCGTAAGGAAGACATAATGAGGAACTGAGTCAGACATGATCCGAAATCGTTCGTGCTATTTATAGGAGCAGCTTTGGCAGAGTTGTATAGAGGAGTTCAGGTAAGGAGGACACAATGAGGACTGAGCCTTGATCTAAGTTGTCTTGATCTAAGTATCAAACGGAAATCCTAGATTTATCTCCAAAGTCCTCTTTGCCTGAAACCTCAGTATTGGaaattgtatttatgttttcttgttgtgctaatgaggtttttttgaattatttattttattttcatccttttatttattattttgaattattttattatttgccCCTACGTTCGCCTTCGGTCATAATCCGTAAGAACGCGGTGATTCACCGGCTCCGCTAGTCGGTAAGACTGCCCTTCGATAAGGACGAGTCTGACGGAACGTCAGGccaaataataaagtttcctCAAAATCTCATtggcacaacaagaaaacataaatactaataataatagtaataactaataataaatgtttaattagttttttttctgcaaactgAATAGATTCCTAGAcgtaattattatttcttttagtCTTTCGAACTTTACTGCGCCTACAAATCCAGTTTTGGAGCGGAAAGTCTAAGAATTATGGAAGaaactagcaaaaaaaaaacttatgaaaCAAATGATGTTGAATGGAAAAGTTATCATGTTCATTCATATATTTTGAACCTCACCTGAACAGATTTTGACATCAATTCTAGAGAAATCTActtgagaaataaatagttgAATAAATAGTTTTGGTAAAGTAAAGATATCCATAAATTCGTCGATCAGCACATgattacagaaaaagaaaaaccggaTCGGAcgccaggtccatatagaaaactctttttctttcatagtttttgtcgatttgttgttgtttcgcttcgagaaaaatgatgaaggGAATCGACGAAACCAACATAACCATAATACAGTAGTTCTAAtattagtaatataataatggaTGTAATAAATGTATATTAATAGTTGCTTTTATATAGCaactaatataaaatatatatgtgTCCAACTCAGAGCACATTACGGGACAGAATATGTCATTAAAACTCCAAAATAGGTAATAAtatataagtaaatataagttaaaataaataatataataataatataagttACAACACTGCCATTCGAGTCCGAGAACCGCCTAAAgtccaaaaaatgaacagaaaggatgagtggattgcgatcacaaacgaacgaGTCCCATATCAGGATCTCTACCGGCTTTGATCTACGAGGCGGATCGTCAGGTCCCTATAGAAAACTcctgtgactcgtagttgttgTCGATGTGTTGTTGTTCGAGTTTGAATGCTTTTTGGTAGGGTGATGAGGGCCTTgcgaggataaatcactgatggatttgatttttccaggctctgacggcAGGGATAACGACGGAATGGTAGCTGTTAATagagatcaataccaatcttggccgcagctcaaggaaatcaatataAAATACCACGTGCCaggattcaaggacagtcgaacgtTGACAGAACCATTGTAGTCGATGATTAAATCCATACCTTTATTTGGAAGCCGTCGACATCAccgtttattttattattatattacattttacTTTAGGTGCCATATAATCcgtaataatgtaatatttcACCTTTTGACGCGTCTTGGCTTGCTTGACCTACTTAGTTTCAATTacacaaatgaaatgaactgTTCGGAAAGAAGACATATTGCCGAAGATTTTAAACCCCTAATTATCCATCTATAATTGATTTAAGTGGTGAGACTCCGTGATCTTTGGCTCACTAACCCTGTTTTACCTACTTCCTCACAAATGTCTCCCTTAAAAAAATGCCCTTGTTGAAGTGGACGCGACGATTTCGTAGATAACTTGGATGCAAAATCCTTCTTCTTATTATGCTGAGATAATTAGTCAGGATGAATTCCTCAACCAGTTCCAGAGCATGAGGTTCAGATGGGTCTGTGCTGGTGATTTGTCGATTCCCTTGATCTCTCTTCTCGGAGCGACCTGCCACCGTGTGTTGATTAGGAATGTATCGAGATTTTTGCATTAACATTAACATTATTAACATATTTAACATTAACATTTTCAACCTTAACATTTATTAACATCTTTGCACTAAAAATTGGATTCAAAATGCAAACTTTCTTAGTTAGTTATTTTTAACTTAGTTAATTAGTTCAGGGCGTGTCGACAAGTCGAGGAAGGAGAATGATAGCAGTGATAGTTATTGCActttttgttatgtttacaTACCGTCTATCAtttatctttacttttttaattttttttaccgtttATCAATATTTAAATCTTGTTTTGTAAATTGTATATAAGTTGCCGATTTCTCAGGACCTTTGGTTAGGGACCTTAGGGTGCAAGAAACAAGTGTTCTGTGTTATATTCCTGGACAAGTTCAATTACTGATACTAAGTTCCGCGTGGTATTTAACAAGTTTACCTAAACACTACAGGCCTTAAAGATCTTTGGATTCTTCATACCTTTCCACATATACCCAACGTTAACTTGCAAATATTAAAGGGAAACTGTgtagaaaattacaaaaatagaaaaagtacAAGCATTTGAGTTCCATTTGAGTGTAGCCATTTTGATCGTAGATAGCGATCTTCAGATTCGGTCAATAGAGCCATTTAGCCCTTTAAaaggtatttatttatttatttaattcttattttttcgcaCTAGTGTTCTTCAAATCCCATCTCGACTAATGTAGTATATTTATCAACTAtacaaatagataaataatgaGTATCATAACGAACACGGAATTTCAATCCAAGGCAGCGAATAGTCATTCGGAGATTTTCATTCTTATACTTAGACAATATTTCAGGAATGAAAGTATGGTGCAACAATGAGTACATAGCACGTTGTTTGctgataaacgaaaaaaaaaacagatagaaaATCCGTTTTCGATTACTCTGTCTCCTCCGGGGTTTTCTTCCGTTGCCATACTGGTGGTATCACTAGTAGTAGTACGGTAACTCCAAAAAGGATCAGCGAGATGATCGCAAAATTGAggatgaaattgaattttccaCATACCAGAGGAGATTCACGGCTGCAATGAAAAATCTGAGTTTGAATGAATGGTAGTTCTCTtgtaataaattataataaaaaaataaaaacaaaaatcacaaaattatcAATAATCCCctttaaattttataattcCTTTCTGGGATAACACTACACTTTTATTTATGGTTCTATGTAACActtcaatattttctaaatttcatttattattatttattatactattattattattaaatattttaatcaataataatgaaGTAATAATATTAGTAGATATagatattttaatattagaCAAAGAAATGAGTTATCGAGACGCGTcacattttaaaggcatcaccccaggaatctgaggtggtacgaatttcaggtggagtattcttatattggatggtagattatggagagggagtgattccgtccatttcttcctgattgccgtaaaaaaacggcccggaagatgctgcgcgtgcacatggctggcgcgctccaatcgaactccttgtagaaaatagcgcgccgaaacgctcgaagccgtatcttccgggccgttttttttttacgggaattaggaaaaaatggacggaatcactcccctctccataatctacgactccgtatacgaatactccacctgaaatttgtaccatctcagattcgtggtgtgatgcttTCAATTTATGGCTTTACTTTATTTCCTATCctcaattattttctaaatttcataaatatttcaattttcaactatAATATTAGACAAAGAAATGAGTTATCGAGATGCGTAGTTACACTTACTCTTGTGGACATTTTCCATACGATCCATTGTACTGTATAAATCCAATAGTTGCTTGTACGACACTGGTCGCAAACAGTACACAGCCCACCATGCGATGTACGggcaaaaacattttcttggtGTTCTCAAATAACTCGGGCAGCAAGAAATTCACCAGTCCGAAAGTGAACTGAAAATTTTATGGATTATCGATTTTGACGTGTTCGAACCTCGATGTGAAATGTTATATTCACATTCTAAGGGGTACTGTAGCTCTTATAAACGAATATATTCCTTAAAATTTGGAATGAAGACGTTCTGTACTAAAATAGCGAtattataaaacaaaaaacatttacTTGAAAATTGTCCGATCCTGTTTTGTGACGGCTGCCTATTTTCTGGCATGAAACTGGTCGGAGTTGAGTGGAATCGTGGATTAGAGGCAGCACATCACGAATTTGATGTGGTATGAATTTTCCATGGAAAGCTTCCATGCAGGGCCGTAGGTAGCGGAAAGCTCcaggtagttccgctcatctctccgcaATCGCTGTAGAGAATCGCCCGGAAGCCgccgtttttttctacgacgacttgcattgcaacgcgccacccttgcgcacgcgccgcatcaacgAGCGAGCCTTCGAGGatcaataaggtctcctcaccagcctagtcaagttaaactaatgaatggactgctgaggagaccggaacgtgtgcgaaggtgcgcgttctaacgtacatcGTAGGAACTAATATGGTTCCCACGCTGATTTTTAGGGCGACTAGAACCTTTTAGGGGGATTGAGCGGGGCCatgctcgtttccgtaatctccAACCCGAACTCCACGTTTTCCTTGGGCTTTCCGTTCCTCCGGGAACCATGGCACTTGCGTCGAGGATGTTGATAGTGCGTGGATGGCCTTTTGATAAGACGGGGGAGAGAAAGGAGAGGAGAGGAGAGGCGTATTTTAGAGATTAATTGCTAAAGAGTGAAGGGATGTGAGCGCAGCTGTAACTTTTAGACCTTACGAGATTTCGTTGACTCTTCACTCCTTTGTAATGAATATCAAGAGTTAAAGTATACCATTACTCCATGAAGgatgaattaatgaataattaatCATTTAACAAACTCCTTTCGTTTGTAATATTTGCCttcttcagtgtttttgtttgcGTGAGGACTTGGAATCTGAAGAAAGAGCCGTGAAAATGCATGTAATGAACTAAAAAATCCTGAATGTTATTTAGGATCCTCCATTTCTACGAGAAAATTATTCTTTGAGGTAAATGGAATATATGGTTTTACCTTACATGAACGTTACATGTACATAATCTTATAAAGGGGTGGGTGTTCTGcaacggttagaggttccgcttcctgcacgatcgatcggaggttcgaatccgccctagtgctcaccaagcctttcatccctccgggggtcgataaattgggacCAGACAtgactgggaggataaaaacactggcttcaCCCGTCGGCTatccaccgcaagtcattgtgcaggccagttacatgctcgtaaacctcaaacgattctggattgaagtgaacgcgagggcgcatcccgagcggactGATTAGCGCTAGAcgctttttcctttattctttaagCTTATAAAGAAACTGAGATGATGGACGGTCGTCTGGAATTGagtgaaaaatgaggaaaatgagtGTTGATATTGTACAAAACCTGCATTATGAAACAACATTAGATACATAATAAACATTTCGCGGGAATGTTGGGACCGTGGGAAGCGACAGCGAACCTTTTCAAATGAACATATTTTGGAATGATTAGTATGTAATCAAAAGTTTGATAGAAAACATACTTGAACAACGTAAACGAACATCACTCCAATTCCAATCCAGCTGTGAACTGATTTGAAGTGGTCGATATCCTGAAATTTAAGTTACTATTACTTTATACGTCCAAAAAGAGGGCGTCACACACAATTTATGTTTGTTGactaaaactaaaacattTGCAGATTGGATAAACCCATTTTGTAGTATTGAAtgacaaaggaaaaagagaaaagaagaaaaagaaaaaagaaaaaagaaaaaagatacgtCGAAGATTTAGAGTTACGGCTACGTAACTTCAGTTGATTACTTACTGtttcttttcgagaaaaatttgtcatgcaaggattttttttattgatcattttgaaaaacgaCTGTCATATGACTCTCTCTACCACATGGTCCCGTTCAGATTTGTAATCTACACGGCGAACTCTACGTTTcccatcaggtttccacattACGTCAATTTCCGGATACCCTTGCCTTTAAATGCTTTTAAATTCTGCCAAAAAGTCAAGGTATAGTTGAAATTCAACGAAATAAAGTTTGTTCCCATTGAAAAGTGTTCGTTTAAACTTTAATATTTATGTTGAAATGGCTTTGTGCACGACTCATCCACACCAAAACATCaatgaaaaagcaaacaaagaaaaaaagacagagaaaTTGATAAAATCGGCACTTGACTAGGATTTTTGTTTCTACAACGTCTTTTAAGTGGTAAAAGTCAAAGTGGTAGATTGTAAAATCTATAGATGCTCGTGGATTTTCGTCATGTTTATGGCTAAAAGATAGGGACCCatattttatccttatttaGAGAAATTTCGATGGTGAAACAAACTTGTCGGCAAAATAGTGAACCTATGCACAGTGACaatgaatccagaaatttcacaGTTGGTTGTTCTGCAGAACTAAGAAGTAACAGTTTTTAAATAGTGACAAATTTTTATGGTAGGttaaggaaatttctggatctaTCGCATTGAACATTGTTCCGGAGACAGTACATGAGAGCATGTAGATGCGAACAGTAAATACAATACAGGTATAATACATATGTTAAAAtcgaatatgtttttttttgggaattcgaaaaaaaaaattcaaattgaaagaaatacttaccgatttatttttgtgaataATCATTGCTGAGAGTCCCGTTGAGAAAAAAGCTATCGCCAGTAAATGAAATGCAACGTGTACAAATTTTGAGAGCGCTTTCGTATCGTATCGATAAAATCGATACGCGAGTAGTGctgaaaaaatcgatattcTCAGTagcacactttttttaaagggatcaccccacgaatctaaggtggtatggatttcaggtggagtattcgtgtacgggattgtagattatggagaagtgggtgatttcgtccatttcttccgaattcccgtaaaaaacggcccggaagacgcgggcgcttcgagcgttccggcgcgctattttctgcaacgagttcgattggagcgcgccagccgtgttcacctcagattcgtggaatgatgtctttaatcCACAGATAGAAGGATAggataagaaaataatgaagctGGTGTACCTTCGCCTTGAAAAAATACCAATCCTGAAGCCATAAAGATTCCATGAAAATTCACACCACCGTAGTTACCTTTTGAAGGCCATTTTATTCCACATCCCATTGTGTTAAACAGGTAGCCTAAAGTTTTTTAGAGGAGTTCTAAGCAAAGGAAGCGTgtccttatttttattgcttgacacaaaataaaatagaataaaatacaaaaaaataatagtaataataatacatgcaaaataaaataataatacaaaaataaataaaataataatatgagtaatacaaaataaaatatatgctaaatatttttttcagtgcgATATCCTAATTAATCtctcaaaagaaatattgttatttattcttctagaaatttgACTACACTTGCTTCCAGgtgaatttttctctcaagGTAATCCTTACGTAACTGTTTCGTATCATTTTGTGCGTTGCACAGCGCGCGGAGTGCTGCGATGATACTTCTCAGAGTATAACTTCATATTTTGACTTGCAATTCTACCTTGACTtgaattttgtatttattttttgatctgCTTTTAGAGAGttgttttctctaaaatttagGTCCCTATCTTTCACGAAGGGATCTCTTTTTTAAGTCGAAGAATTACTGTAATATGCATACATTTTGCttataatttattaaattatatgCACTTTACAGTAATACAGTACATGTGGAAGAATAGCATATTATTATGGTTGTAAAAATGATTAAGCATTggtccgaaatcctcaaaatttcttctgctcTCCATTCTACATCTGAGGGGGTTTTAACTGGATAATTCGTGGATAACGTCCTTTGAACTGTCAAGGAAAATTCGCGAATGTATTATATCCTTCAAAAAGTTAGGGAAAGTTGTGAATTACATAACTGGATAAACGTTAtagaaacgtttttttaaagagcagTGCTAAGAAATCACGTATTTTTAAGGATAACTTTCGAAAGTTCCAGTGTTTCGTTCTGTCCAGTTGGTTTCAGCAGGAAACCGTGGAGATAGCTAATCTCTTTACGTCCCATATGAATTTCTAGCGTTTATACTTCAAAGACATTTAAATTTCTGAGGCGTTTACAGCGTTTATACTTCATCTGAGACAAAAACTGTGTGGATGGCAAACACGGCTTTTATTCACAATTTACATAAGATTTCAGGTAACTGTGCGCATCCCTCCAAAGACGGAGAAGAATTCTCCGGTGAGTTACAATTATGTCGTCGGAGGACAACTATGAGGCTATACTATTTATGCTAATTTTAGTTACGGTAGTTACAGTATTCCTTACTTTTACACCATaataaaatttacttttaatttttttttgggaatgaACCTACCACTGAGAATCACGAAAGCGATCCCGCACAGTTGATTGATCGACATCATTAGTTCGAAATAAAGGTAAAGACGACTGCCGAATACTTTAGAAGGCTTTTGCATCTCTGTAACTCATAATTATGTAATCTTTACGGTTTATTCACTCATATGTACCTCATTTGACCAGTGTTACTctatcttaaaggcagcaatagcacgaatctggggtggtagggatttcaggtgaaaagttcctacacggggtcgtagattgtggagaagggggtgattccgtccatttcttcctaattgcagaaAAACGCAGTATTAAAAACGGCcttttagagaagaaatggGGAACAACAAAATGGATGCGGCATCGTGGGGTCGCTTTCTTCctaacccaaaaaaaaaacgccaagaAAAAGCCgccgcacgaggctggcgcgctccaatacaactcttcgtagagaacagcgccccggaatgctcgaagcctcctcttccgggccgtttttttacggcaaattaggaagagatggacggaatcaccctcctcaccataatctacgacccagtataggcataacccaccttaAACCCGAACCACCTAAGATttggtgattcctttaaaataattttcagaaaagtaaaaaaaatgaattaataagCTTCATAGTTGAAAACAAGATGCAAAATACATGCTATTAAgtcttttaacaaaaaaattcaatttcaaaaaaagtgtccGTAAGAGTGGTGGCCATTCAAACGTGTGCGTTCCTGGAAGCGAATGGAGAGATTTTGAATGACATGTTAAAGCACTTTTATGGAAATACCCTgatagttctcttttttttagagctgAATCCATTTCGGAGAAATTCTTAACCCATGTATTGATTGCTTGGGAGATTAGGACGCGGACATGACGTCTTAAATTGTAATGACGTCGGAATTCCTGGTGTTAAGCTGCCA is part of the Necator americanus strain Aroian chromosome V, whole genome shotgun sequence genome and encodes:
- a CDS encoding hypothetical protein (NECATOR_CHRV.G17572.T1), which produces MQKPSKVFGSRLYLYFELMMSINQLCGIAFVILSGYLFNTMGCGIKWPSKGNYGGVNFHGIFMASGLVFFQGEALLAYRFYRYDTKALSKFVHVAFHLLAIAFFSTGLSAMIIHKNKSDIDHFKSVHSWIGIGVMFVYVVQFTFGLVNFLLPELFENTKKMFLPVHRMVGCVLFATSVVQATIGFIQYNGSYGKCPQDRESPLVCGKFNFILNFAIISLILFGVTVLLLVIPPVWQRKKTPEETE